The following proteins are encoded in a genomic region of Asterias amurensis chromosome 5, ASM3211899v1:
- the LOC139937003 gene encoding uncharacterized protein isoform X1 — protein sequence MFTLQMPWYNFVPCHNVPCCRRPPPIPDPPCLPPNVTTTTTPMPTTTPMDTTTPMDTTTPMDTTTPMDTTTPMDTTTPMDTTTHMPTTTSLPSGGMTEVSTPISPPSDNAVCWWIVLIIAAVGLLLIILLIWKRRSFRVINCLCSSKPRDEVPPDVGLFVEPVELVEPGVIELHARSTDVEPPPHRYEEIGNAAPVQPESVLLYETSFGNEGQLRGVHADHDVELHADHAGVEERSTDVETTPNIYEGISNAAPVEPEAKLFNKISI from the exons ATGTTCACATTACAAATGCCATGGTATAATTTTGTTCCTTGTCACAACGTTCCCTGCTGCAGAAGGCCGCCACCAATTCCGGATCCACCATGCCTGCCGCCTAACG TGACGACGACTACGACGCCTATGCCCACTACGACACCTATGGACACTACGACACCCATGGACACTACGACACCTATGGACACTACGACACCTATGGACACTACGACACCCATGGACACTACGACACCCATGGACACTACGACACATATGCCCACTACGACATCCTTACCTAGTGGCGGTATGACAGAGGTGTCCACCCCGATCTCTCCACCATCAGATAATGCAGTGTGTTGGTGGATTGTTCTTATAATAGCAGCAGTAGGCCTACTGCTAATAATTCTATTGATCTGGAAGCGAAG GTCTTTCAGGGTAATTAACTGCCTCTGTTCTTCAAAACCTCGTGACGAAGTTCCACCTGACGTTGGACTTTTTGTTGAGCCTGTCGAGCTTGTTGAGCCTGGCGTTATTGAGTTGCATGCACGTTCAACTGACGTGGAACCGCCGCCACATCGTTACGAGGAGATTGGAAATGCAGCACCAGTACAGCCAGAATCTGTGCTGCTCTACGAGACAAGTTTTGGTAATGAAGGGCAACTTCGTGGTGTACATGCTGACCATGACGTGGAACTACATGCTGACCATGCAGGCGTTGAAGAACGTTCAACTGACGTGGAAACAACCCCCAATATTTACGAGGGAATCAGTAATGCAGCACCAGTAGAGCCAGAAGCTAAACTgttcaacaaaatttccatttga
- the LOC139937005 gene encoding uncharacterized protein, whose protein sequence is MASGIANVVSFCQPLGTSKTVCHVPSSRRLMCDLPELPPIPIDCSANPPTCTPTRPENQYCWIILGCIMLSAAVLLLFVIWKGRYFKVIFWINSHDNESRSGTDGPPDVDVELDETDVETTPQCHRRSEIQQSTN, encoded by the exons ATGGCTAGTGGAATTGCCAACGTCGTCAGCTTTTGCCAACCTCTGGGGACCAGTAAGACAGTTTGTCACGTTCCCAGCAGCAGAAGGCTGATGTGTGACCTGCCAGAACTTCCGCCAATACCAATTGACTGTAGCG CCAATCCACCAACGTGCACACCAACACGTCCAGAGAATCAATACTGTTGGATTATTCTGGGATGTATCATGCTTTCAGCAGCAgtattgttactttttgttaTCTGGAAGGGAAG gtATTTCAAAGTCATTTTCTGGATCAATTCTCATGACAACGAGTCAAGGTCTGGTACCGATGGTCCACCTGATGTTGACGTTGAGTTGGATGAAACTGACGTTGAAACGACGCCACAATGTCACAGGAGATCGGAAATCCAGCAGTCCACTAACTAA
- the LOC139937007 gene encoding uncharacterized protein has product MANGIANVVSFCQPLGTSETVCHNIPCSRWIRELPLLPQIPIDCNANPPTTPTPENPYCWIILGCIMLSAAVLLAFCIWKGRYFKVIFWINSHDNESRSGTDGPPDVDVELHATDVETTPQCHRRSEIQQSNN; this is encoded by the exons ATGGCTAATGGAATTGCCAACGTCGTCAGCTTTTGCCAACCTCTGGGCACCAGTGAGACAGTTTGTCACAACATTCCCTGCAGCAGATGGATACGTGAGCTGCCATTACTTCCGCAAATACCAATTGACTGTAACG CCAATCCACCAACAACTCCAACACCAGAGAATCCATACTGTTGGATTATTCTGGGATGTATCATGCTTTCAGCAGCAGTATTGTTAGCTTTTTGTATCTGGAAGGGAAG gtATTTCAAAGTCATTTTCTGGATCAATTCTCATGACAACGAGTCAAGGTCTGGTACCGATGGTCCACCTGATGTTGACGTTGAGTTGCATGCAACTGACGTTGAAACGACGCCACAATGTCACAGGAGATCGGAAATCCAGCAGTCCAATAACTAA